A window from Malacoplasma iowae encodes these proteins:
- a CDS encoding adenylosuccinate synthetase — protein sequence MSKKIVYKLNNDNLKEFDVLNDVDTETLFLIKDFTKIPELEVIRLLKKNRKIIISDDAILDVDKLLWIKNQLNNEPHYFNNLLISKEAFIKSWFHHEYYDLLKELEIFSNMKSDDIVRSDMNLDIGIKVKYFENSDYLLKILDNSLYLKKIVIERFNEFNFNLSEEFDKLIHFYHEIKFNLITSISIFIEQNYNDKNLVCNILDNKINEKLLNICSSNVGVISCLDRSDKTIARMSEYEKSHIFETKISENIGWIDIVKIKALVKQLNIKTIKLDEIFKYDLLEEIKVCTEYGFNMQRTKSMQTISECDSVVPLYTRFRGWRQQSCNLENPEDVPFEMLYFISELKKLIDVDEIIVTLNYLEIKL from the coding sequence ATGTCTAAAAAAATTGTTTATAAATTAAATAATGATAACTTAAAAGAGTTTGATGTTTTAAATGATGTTGATACTGAGACATTATTTTTAATAAAAGATTTTACAAAAATTCCAGAGTTAGAAGTTATTAGATTATTAAAAAAAAATAGAAAAATTATTATTTCAGATGACGCTATATTAGATGTAGATAAACTATTGTGAATAAAAAATCAATTAAATAACGAACCACATTATTTCAATAATTTATTAATATCTAAAGAAGCATTTATAAAATCTTGATTTCATCATGAATATTATGATTTATTAAAAGAACTTGAAATTTTTTCTAATATGAAATCTGATGACATAGTAAGATCTGATATGAATTTAGATATTGGAATTAAAGTAAAATATTTTGAAAACTCAGATTATCTTTTAAAAATATTAGATAACTCTTTATATTTGAAGAAAATAGTAATTGAAAGATTTAATGAATTTAATTTTAATTTATCTGAAGAATTTGATAAATTAATTCATTTCTATCATGAAATTAAATTTAATTTAATCACATCCATAAGTATTTTTATTGAACAAAATTACAATGATAAAAACCTTGTTTGCAATATATTAGATAATAAAATTAATGAAAAACTTTTAAATATTTGTTCTTCTAATGTTGGTGTTATTTCTTGTCTTGACAGAAGTGATAAAACTATAGCTAGAATGAGTGAATATGAAAAATCACATATATTTGAAACTAAAATTAGTGAAAATATAGGATGAATTGATATTGTTAAAATAAAAGCATTGGTTAAACAATTAAATATTAAAACTATTAAATTAGATGAAATATTTAAATATGATTTATTAGAAGAAATAAAAGTTTGTACAGAATATGGTTTCAATATGCAAAGAACAAAGTCAATGCAAACAATAAGTGAATGTGATAGTGTTGTACCATTGTATACAAGATTTAGAGGTTGAAGACAACAATCATGTAATTTAGAAAACCCAGAAGATGTTCCATTTGAAATGTTATATTTCATTTCAGAACTTAAGAAATTAATTGATGTAGATGAAATCATTGTTACATTAAACTATTTAGAAATTAAATTGTAG